From the genome of Prunus persica cultivar Lovell chromosome G8, Prunus_persica_NCBIv2, whole genome shotgun sequence:
CAGTGCCCCGGTCGAGTTTCCCGGGGAAAACCCGAACTCGACCCGGTGGCAAGAGGCCTCAAACTTTCTGGGATCTGTCCAGTACGAGGAAAACTTAAACGAACCCAACAACCTGAGCACAAAGCTCACCGACCCACGAGCTCTCCCCTCCGAGATTTCCTTCGCCACGTCCTCGCCCACGTACGCCGACGCCGTTTCGACTCTGAAACTGTGAGTGGTCTCGGCCTTGGGGCTCAAAGACGACGGCGGCGGCACCGGCTTCGTTGCGAGCAAGACGCCGTTGCCGTCGCTGTTGTTCGCTTTGTAGAACATTGCAGCCCGCATGCTGTTGTAGGAGATGTTGAGCTTGTGGTTGGGGTTAACGGCGATGAACTTCACGTCCCACGTAGCGGTGAATTCGGCAGCGGAGGTGTTGAGGAGGGAGACGGTGGCCGATTGGAGGCGGAACTCAGGGTCGAGGGGTTTGATTACGACCTGCTTGAAGAGGATCAAGGCTGCCAAGACGACGATAAGGATGGCGCCGACGGAGAGGATGGCGATTGCTCCCCACCACTTGGCGATTATTTTCAACCATTTGGCGATTATTCCCCGCCAGTTGATCCGACGAGGGGGGCTGTTGGCTTGGGCATGAGCATCCATAATTAGTGTTGATGATTAGTGTTAGTGGATTTATTAATTAGATTGTATTACAATATTTGATTCGACTAATGCGGAATCCGTTGGTTCAAGGCCTTGAAATGTGAGCTTGGTCACCATCCAAATAGACCAAGAATCCTACTGGAGGCCCAtccattctttcttttctttgcatatccaaaaccaaaaatcatTCTTGCCcaaagtttttatattttttagttttcttaaatcaagtcaatttaatttatgagttatttacactaacacctcctaaagttttaaattattttcacaaaatttatTCTCATTGATTGTTCGTTCAAAACTTGAcgattttattaaaaacaacttatacaaatgacaaagttaACATCAATTAATATATGTCAAACCAATCATCATTTagagaaaattttcatataaatcgtcaatttttgaacaaaaaatcAGCAAGAAgggtttttctaaaaacaatttaaacccTCAGTGGTGTTCGTAACATCAAGGggttttatgaaaacaccAAAAACCTCATATGACGTTAGCGTAAATAACTCAATTATTGtaaaaactattttgaaagagAGATTTTTGCATGGTCCAGTTACACCACCTAGCTAATGTTCCATCCCATACACGAGTCCGATTTTCCTGTTACTAAAATTCCTGTGCCCCCATGTTTCCACCCTAGTTTTGTGACATGTGGACTCTAACTTAACAGGAGTTTAACTCTGTTAACTCTCTtttagcatttttttttctttaattaaaagaattaaaatatattatattagaaTACACGTTTGACAAAAACACTTTGCACGCCGTTTCATCTTCTACGCTACACTTCAACCCCTACATCTTCTCTGCACTGCAAAACTCAGCCACTTCATCTTCTCTACTCTACGAAACTCAGCCCCTGCATATGGTTTTCTAGTTTGCACGTTGGTTGCTAGTTCATCAGGTAAACACGCTATGCTcttcatgtttttttcttctgcttttTTATTGCTGTTTTTTAGCATCGTATGAAAAACTTATAAACATATAACTTGCGAGAATCATATACCTAATATGCAATTCATTTGAATCAAATTCATTTGGTTTCAATTTTGTGATGACTTTTCATTTCCATCTACAGTAACAACGAATACAAAAtacattgatttttcttttcataatttttcagatAGTTTGTATTTTGGTTTTCATCTACGTCCATTTTCTAGTTTCATCAATAACTAATATGAACATATGATTGTACAGTACTTAGCTCggtttaatttttattgaatcAATTgtacttttttattattatggaAGATATTTTAgatgtataaattttgtttgattcaatttttaaagGATATGAATATGGAAAATAATTGCATGGAAGATGGAGAAGGTGAAACAAGCACTGGCTTGAACATTTCAGAAGGTGAAAGCAACAAAAAGTCATCCTATGCTATGAAAGGTAATGAAAAAATAGATTTGGTTCGTTCTAGCATTCGAAAACAACTAATTCCTGTGATTGGGATGGAGTTTGAGACAGAAGACTTagcatttaaattttataatgcaTATGCATACAATATTGGTTTTAGTATTAGAAAAAGTAGCTGTCACAAATTCAAAAGTGGCCAGTTGAGAGACAggctttttgtttgctttgctGAAGGTAAGCGTGAAATTGATAAGCGTGTTTCTAATGTGAAATATCATCGTGCTGAGACAAGATGTGGATGCTTAGCAAGGATAAAAATTAGTTGTCATTTGAATGATAAGTATCGTGTCATAGAATTTGTTTCTGAGCATAACCATGTGACTACAAGTCCGTCTAAGACTCATTTGTTTAGGTCTCATAGGAAGATCACTCTTGCACAAATAGCTGAAGTTGATATGGTTGATAGTTCAGGAATTGCTCCCAAAGCAGCTCTTGAATTTTTAAGTAGACAAGCTGGTGGTCGGGAAAGTCTTGGATTTATTCCTGATGATTACAAGAACTACTTGCATTCAAAACGAACAAGAGAAATGAAGTTAGGAGATACAGGTGGTGTGTTAGAGTATCTGCAACAAATGCAATTGATtgatcctaattttttttatgctatACAAGTGGATGAAGATGATTTGATCACTAATATTTTTTGGGCTGATGCGAGGATGATGGTGGATTATGATTATTTTGGTGATATAGTATGTTTTGATACTACctatagaaaaaataaagaaggaaGACCTTTTGCAATGTTTGTTGGTGTCAATCACCATAAGCAAACTATTATATTTGGTGCTGCATTATTATATGATGAGACAATTTAAACTTTTACGTGGTTGTTTGATACTTTTGTGAAGGCTATGTCTGGAAAAAAGCCAAAGAGCATTCTTACAGACCAAGATGCAGCAATGTCTGCAGCATTAGCTTTAAAATGGCCAGAAACATCTCATCGTTTATGTATTTGGCACATATATCAGAATGCAGCCAAACACCTTAGTGGTGTTTTTGAGAAGTTCAAAGATTTCAGCAAAGATTTTAGTAGTTGCATATATGATTATGAGGATGAAGATGCTTTTCTAAATGCTTGGAATAGTATGCTTGGAAAATATACTCTCGTGGGCAATGATTGGTTGAGTCGCTTGTTTAAAATAAGGGAGAAATGGGCGTTAATTTATGGGCGAAAAACTTTTTGTGCAGATATTACTACTACCCAGCGGAGTGAAAGCATGAATagttgtataaaaaaatatgttagTTACAAATATGACTTGCTTAGATTTTTTTCAACACTTCCAAAGGTTGGTTGAAGATCGTCGTTACGAAGAGTTGAAAGCTGAATTTAAAGCAAGTCAAAGTTCCCCAACATTGTCATTTCCCGTAGAAATATTGAAGCATGCAGCAAATGTGTATACACCGAAAGTGTTTAAAGTGTTTCAAGATGAGCTATGTAAGGCTTATGATTGTGTTTTGCACTTCAATGATGAGATGGGAACAATCAGCAAGTATGAAGTTATCCCGTATGGGAAGAATTGGCAACATACAGTTACATTTGACTCAACAAATAATGTAACTTTATGTAGTTGTAAAAAGTTTGAGTTTGCAGGAATCTTATGTGCACATGCCTTGAAGGTTCTTTCTACAAGAAATGTTAAAAGTATCCCAGCTCAATACATCTTGAAGAGATGGACAAAAAATGTGAAGGCTATGAGTGCAAAAATTAATTCATCTTCAAGTACAAATGACCCTAAGGTAGAAATTGTAAGACGTTATAGAGAGTTGTGTCGGTTGCATACTCAATTAGCAACAAGGGCAGCAGGGTGTGGTAAGGCGTATGAAATTGTTATACGACGATTGAATCAGACTTTTGACGAGGTGGATGCatgtttgaaagaaaaatcaagtcaAGAAATGTGTGAAGTTATCTCGCTAGTAATTAATAGTAGATCTGAGTTAAATGAGTGTATTaatgttgatgatgatattattaAAGTTAGAGgaatcaaaattaaagaaagagtTGTTGGTAGTTCTAAAAGGCCAAAAAATGCTTTGGAGAAGCTgacaaagaagagaagaactcGAAAAACAGAATTGCAAAATTCAAGCAGTGTTGATTCAATATGTGTTCCTACTACGAAAGCTGTTCCAGCACCTCCATCAGAAATTTCACAGGTATTGTATAAATTCATTATCAATTTcatctttgtttgtttattacCCTGTAGCttcattgtatttttccaatattggttgaacccaaaaaattgTAGGAACTTGTTGCTGTCAATAATTTAAACATGGAATTTCCAGTTAGCATGGTCAACTTATTGCATGTACTTCATTGCATTTAGTTAAAACTTTTCttaattgtaattttgtatttgattGAGTATATTTCACTgttttgacatatatatattgtatgaGTGTAGGCACAATCACCATTGGAAGGAGAATTTGGGTTGTTTAGCTCTCAATTCACAGGTACCAGGGCCAAAAGTTCTAGTGTTGAAGTAGATCCACCTTTTTCAATTGACAAGAGTCACCAAGCGTCATAATGTTGAATTTGGGTTGTTTAGCTCTCAATTGTCGACAAGGGTTCCATAATTTGTTACAACTCTGTTTTGATTTAGAACaagtttgttatgtttgtcctgtcttgGCATTTGAACTTATTCTGATATTTGGCATCTCTGCCTTCTTAAGGTGTTGAAGTATTACATTCAATGTAAATATTACTTGCATTTCAAGCCATGAAGTCATTTATCATGATGCATACTTTCCAGTAAGCTCTCTCCATGTCAGAACATGATGAAGAATGCACAATGATGTTAATAATGCAGAACCTCATACAAACTTCATAGAATTTTGGGTCATATAAAAAAGatttttgggaaaaaataatacataattTTTCATAGTATAGGATTTCCTTCCCATCACTATGAACCTCAGCAATGGTTGGTTCTCAATGTTCACTTCCTGCCTACCATGCCCACCTTCACTACTTTGACTACCACTAGAACCTTTTTCACTAGAATTTGATCCCTTCTTCTTTGCACCTTTTTCACTAGAACATCATCTGGCTGTGAGCTTCCTCTTTGTTAACTTTTGGCCTGTAGAAGAAGAATATTTCCTAGCTCTCTTGCCATTTCATTTGTCACAAATAAACCAACATGAAATGAACACGTACCAACAGTTTTTGGTACAACCTAACCATATAATCCAATCACAATTCTACCTGCAAATGTCAGAGTGAAAATAGAAGTTATAGATACTGATATTAGATGCAGGCCACTATACTCTTACAGAAGCTGCAAGCATCATTACTCAAAGAATAAACCACTTCAAATAGAAGTCAGATGTCAACCACCAAAGATCCCTCACTACCCACACCCACCTACACTTACATTTTGGTATATGTTTTAAGCAAACCTGCACATTGTATCTGGAAATTACAAATCGCACATTGGGCTAGATAACAGAACCCACAACTAGTAACAATgtttcaagaaacaaaatgctTAAATATGAAATGTATTATGACAATGAAAATAGCTAGACTCATAGACATGAGCTACATAGGCAAGCACATATATAACATAATAATAGCATTTACACAGTTTGACCAACACACAAGGCTCCATTCATAAGCAGTTGTTCAACATTTAGGATAGCATCCCCATCTAACCACCACTCTTAACCATTTCACCATTTAACATATTCCAAATTATTAGTACCCAATAAAGCATTCATTAAATAGTGTATCTGTGGACAAACAATAAAGCATTCATCCCTATGTATATAAGGGTGATTAGCTTTTGATACACACCCCAAAAACGTCTTTGTACACCCAAAAATTCCCAGAATTGCCTTTGTAGCCAAGTGTCCAGAGACTTAGCTTGAAAATAGGATCAATTTAAAAGGCAAGATGGGAATTAACTTCTGATGAACCAAAATGCCGGAGGTATGCTTCAGCCAAATCaaccttcttccttctctttttcttgaatCTTTTTTTGAAATCAAATGAATTGCATAATTGGTATATAATTATCACAAATTAATCTTTTAAAAGCTTCTTGTGCGTTGGCTCCAACACCAGCAACCAAAAAGGGGGGAAAAGTTATGAAGTAGAGCCCGGCTCACCTCACGAACCAGTGGCCAACGAGCGAAATATATGCAGGGGCTGAGTTTTCGTAATTATATACCCATTACGCAATTCATTTGATAATTATATAACCAAGATGAAGCGGCTGAGTTTTTCATACGATgctcaaaacccagcaatcaaaaagcacaagaaaaaacaatgaagAGCAGAGGGTGCTTACCTGATGAACCAGCAGCCACCGAGCGAACTAGAAAAACAAACCATATGAAGGGGCTGAGTTTCGTAGAGCAGAGAAGATGAAGTGGCTGAGTTTTGCGGTGCAGAGAAGACGTAGGGGTTGAAGTGTAGCGTAGAAGATGAAACGACGTGCAAAGTATTTTTGTCAAACGTGTAttctaatataatatattttaattaaacagAGTTAACAGAGTTAAACTCCTGTTAAGTTAGAGTCCACATGTCACAAAACTAGGGTGGAAACATGGGGGCACAGGGACTTCGGTAACAGGAAAATCGGACTCCCCATACACATAGGACATGTAGAAATATATTCcgacttaatttttaaaaaaattaaaatttttttttatatatctaatATACATTGAATGGTATAGCACGAGCAACATGCAAAAATTTCTCAGTTTGAAAACCATgccatgatatatatatatatatatatatatatatattataatgaGACAAGTATATAATAATGTTCCCgtttttggttgaaaaaaacaaaaaacatttaTGCATACATTATCTTCCAATTTCTTCTTGACAagaattaccaaaaaaatttattcttgaCAAAGGCACAGAACAGAATCGAGACATAACTGGTCAACAATTAAGTTGCGAATTCATTACAGTATCTGTATCTGTGAGCCTGTGACAAACTTGTGAGTTAAGATTTTTCAACAACGGTTGTGGGGTTAGTTTGGTCTTTTCAGAAATTTACACAAATGCGAACCCAAAAAGGAAATAGTCCACATGGAGAGCAACGTGGTGCAACCCGCACAAGAAAACAGCGGCTTCGCGCGGCCTTAAATTCACTGACTCTGACGTGTCGTAGGCATCGACCTCCGAAACGCACCGCATCACAACAAAAACAGCAAACAAAACGACTAAACAGTCAACCGTAACATTAAACCCCCTCCCTCCTTCCCCACAACACACTTCTCCTTCAAAACACCATGACTTCATTCCACTGATAAACGCCATAAAAATGGTTGCTGCTGCAGCTCCAGCTCCATCGCCATATCCTGCACGCGCACCCACCCTATCCATTCCCATCATCACAGCCACCTCACTCCATGCATCATCTCCGCCGTCCAAGTACCCCATCGACTTTTCCCCGCCGTTGATCGCCATGGTGGTCGTCGTCGCCACCGCCTTCCTAATCGTCACTTACTCCCGCCTCATCTCCCAACACGTCATCCCGCCAATCCTCCGCCTCCAACGACGCTGGCGCCGCCGTCGTCGCCGCTCCTACCTCCCCTCCTCCATCGGCGACCTAGACTCTCCACGGTACGACTCGTCGTTTGACCCGGCCGACCTCGGCTTCCACGCCTTCTCTCCCTACGGCCTCGACGAGTCGGTCATCAAAACGATCCCGCTCTCTCTCTACAcgtccaaaacgacgtcgaCCGGTTTGAATAATCCTCTCAGTAAAGACTGCGCCGTTTGCTTGATCGAGTTCCAAGACGACGACTACGTACGCACTCTTCCGGTCTGTTCGCACGTGTTTCACGTGGACTGCATCGACATGTGGCTTCGATCTCACGCCAACTGTCCTCTCTGCCGTGCCGGAATATTCCGCCCGGAGTCTCCGTTCGTTCCGTTGATGGCCGCCAGGATCCGGCCGAGCCTCGACGACGCCGTTTTCAGGAGCATCGCGCTCGAGCCGCTTGCCGAAGCTCCGGCGTCTCGGGATTCCGATTCGATCGTCACCGAGATCGAACGGTGCGCGGAGGAGCGGTCGCCGAGGAGGAGCTCCAACTACTGGGAGGATTATCGGATCAACGGCGGAGATTTCGTCCTGAAGCGGTCACACTCGTTCGGATTCGAGCGGAGCTCGGCGTCAGCGGAGAGGATGATGGTGACGGAGCCAGCGACGGCGTCACCGTGGCGGTACCGGAGAGGAAGCTTCTGGAGCAAGCGGCCGTCGCCCTTCGGGTCGTTGACGAAGGCTCGGGTCTTCTCCTTCAGGTCAACGTACAGAGGCGGCGTGAATATGAAATCGCCTTTCTTCCGCCGGAAATGCTTCTTCCCGCTGACGGAGCCGAGCGCGAGATTCTCCGGCGGCGGCGCAGGAGGATCGTCTCGCCGGAGCAAGTCGATGACGAGTCCGATGTTCATGAGATCATCGGCGATGTCAGCTTTCTCGTCGAGCCGCCTCCGGTGCGGAGATCCAGAGGCGTTGTTATCGCCAGAGAGGTTTAACAGAAGatagaaaccaaaagaaaagatcgGAACGATTAAATTCTGGAGAGACACGTGGAGGGAGGGGATGGAGCGAGGAAGGGGGGAGAACAGACGGTGGGAAATGGGAGAGTCGGAGAGTAAATGAGGGCTGGTGCGGTCATTAATTGGGGGGCTGAGGAGGCATTAAATGCCCAGAATTGacgagagagaaggagagcaagaaaaacacacaaaacaaaacaaaaaactgggGTTTTATAGAGAGGCTCATAAATGAGACAgatttaatgggttttggcGCCATTTATTTGTGTTAGAGCAAAAACCCACCGACAATAATGCAAAATGCCATGTGAGCTGGGGTTAGAGCTATAAGTCTAGTGGCAATTTGGGGGTTTGGGTtggtttaggtttttttttttgggggtaggCACTAGGcagagaaaacagagaaagagcAGGATGTGAAGAAGTGCAATGGGTTCAGTGTTCTTCTGTACTTGTCTTTGTCATTCTTTTCATCCCATTGACTATAGTGGGTTGGTAGAATGTGTGGTCGGTCGTCCACATTGTAGAAAGTCAACGCCACAAGTTGGGTAATTTTTGGTGTTTTAGATCTCTGTGTAATATTTGTAGCATTTTGGGTCCTTGTTGATGCATGGATCATGTAATTTAGAACAAAGAATTTTTGGGGTTGAAATTGAATTGCAGGCAGACTTCTTTTCTTCAATTGGGTTGCTGAAGTTGATTTATGGTTTCTTTTGGCTGCTTCCTTTTTGATTTCTGTAGaatttcagtttccttttatgGGGGCTGCCTGGTTTTGGTGTTTGGTagtttttggttaattttgttcccctgttgctgctgctactCTCGcagccttgttctcttaattgGGATCTTGCCTCTTCTGTGCAAAATATATAATCATATTTGGACTTGAAAACATTTGCAGAGagtatttttcattctttggtATGAACAGACAAATGGGCTGACGGAGCAGGGAAAAACCCCAACTACGGCCAGCCAACTTTTGGACTTGGATGAAAGCTGAACCTTTAGTTTAGGCCCATTTTGTAGTTTGGGCTGAATTTACTtggagtttttataaaaaattctcaaaatttaTTTCGTACTTTCAAAAATAACAAACACCTCACATAAATAAACTCAAATGCtctcaaaactaaaacataGATAATCTAAGAGCACTTTCATCtatttgtcatggcaaaagataattactattcattttattttattttaatttttaattttatacatAAATGATTAATTTAGATAGGATTTAGGATGTTAGTgtggaaaataaagaatatgactacgtatttataaaaataaaaaaaataaaaaactgaattttttggtatttttttccttttattattattttaat
Proteins encoded in this window:
- the LOC18768425 gene encoding RING-H2 finger protein ATL65, with translation MVAAAAPAPSPYPARAPTLSIPIITATSLHASSPPSKYPIDFSPPLIAMVVVVATAFLIVTYSRLISQHVIPPILRLQRRWRRRRRRSYLPSSIGDLDSPRYDSSFDPADLGFHAFSPYGLDESVIKTIPLSLYTSKTTSTGLNNPLSKDCAVCLIEFQDDDYVRTLPVCSHVFHVDCIDMWLRSHANCPLCRAGIFRPESPFVPLMAARIRPSLDDAVFRSIALEPLAEAPASRDSDSIVTEIERCAEERSPRRSSNYWEDYRINGGDFVLKRSHSFGFERSSASAERMMVTEPATASPWRYRRGSFWSKRPSPFGSLTKARVFSFRSTYRGGVNMKSPFFRRKCFFPLTEPSARFSGGGAGGSSRRSKSMTSPMFMRSSAMSAFSSSRLRCGDPEALLSPERFNRR
- the LOC18766508 gene encoding uncharacterized protein LOC18766508, which codes for MDAHAQANSPPRRINWRGIIAKWLKIIAKWWGAIAILSVGAILIVVLAALILFKQVVIKPLDPEFRLQSATVSLLNTSAAEFTATWDVKFIAVNPNHKLNISYNSMRAAMFYKANNSDGNGVLLATKPVPPPSSLSPKAETTHSFRVETASAYVGEDVAKEISEGRARGSVSFVLRLLGSFKFSSYWTDPRKFEASCHRVEFGFSPGNSTGALTLGQSRACGTDLGSGKFCLFD
- the LOC18766236 gene encoding protein FAR1-RELATED SEQUENCE 5, giving the protein MKGNEKIDLVRSSIRKQLIPVIGMEFETEDLAFKFYNAYAYNIGFSIRKSSCHKFKSGQLRDRLFVCFAEGKREIDKRVSNVKYHRAETRCGCLARIKISCHLNDKYRVIEFVSEHNHVTTSPSKTHLFRSHRKITLAQIAEVDMVDSSGIAPKAALEFLSRQAGGRESLGFIPDDYKNYLHSKRTREMKLGDTGGVLEYLQQMQLIDPNFFYAIQVDEDDLITNIFWADARMMVDYDYFGDIAMSGKKPKSILTDQDAAMSAALALKWPETSHRLCIWHIYQNAAKHLSGVFEKFKDFSKDFSSCIYDYEDEDAFLNAWNSMLGKYTLVGNDWLVEDRRYEELKAEFKASQSSPTLSFPVEILKHAANVYTPKVFKVFQDELCKAYDCVLHFNDEMGTISKYEVIPYGKNWQHTVTFDSTNNVTLCSCKKFEFAGILCAHALKVLSTRNVKSIPAQYILKRWTKNVKAMSAKINSSSSTNDPKVEIVRRYRELCRLHTQLATRAAGCGKAYEIVIRRLNQTFDEVDACLKEKSSQEMCEVISLVINSRSELNECINVDDDIIKVRGIKIKERVVGSSKRPKNALEKLTKKRRTRKTELQNSSSVDSICVPTTKAVPAPPSEISQELVAVNNLNMEFPVSMVNLLHAQSPLEGEFGLFSSQFTGTRAKSSSVEVDPPFSIDKSHQAS